The genome window TCGGTGGAACCGGGCAGCCAGTCCCTGTCGATCATGGGCACTGACTGGTGTTGACCCTCGAGGTAACTGCGCGACACCAGCTCGGTCAGGTGCCGGTAGCCGGTCTTGTTCTTGCACAACAGTACCAGCCGGAACGGTTGCGCGGGCTGCTCCGGGTCTCGTACGCGGATATCCACGCCGATGATGGGTTTAACCCCGGCCGCCAGGGCCGCACGGTAAAACTTCACCATGGCAAACAGGTTGCACTGGTCGGTCACCGCCACGGCCGGCATGCCGGCGTCAGCCACAGCTTCCACCAACGGCTTGATGCGCACCGTGCCGTCGACCAGCGAGTATTCTGTATGCAGATGAAGGTGGACGAAAGCCGGGTTCATGGACGCAGTGTCGGGCTTTGCGGACAGGGTTTCAAGACTTGACAAGCGGCAACGCCGGAATGCTGCGGAACCATCGACCTGCCCGCTGTACAGGACGCCTAGCCAGCATCAGCCGGAGGCCCTTTATCAGCATCCCAGCTGCGCATGTGCAGGTCACGCTGCGGGAACGGAATCTCGATGCCCGCCTCGCGGAAGGCCTTGTCGATCGCAAAGTTGAGGTCGCTGATCACCCTCACCCGCTCGTCGATATTGTGGATATAACAGCGCAACTCGAATGCCAGGGCGCTGTCGCCGAATTCCCGGAACAGCACACGCGGCTTACCCGTAGTGCCATCGTTAATCACTTTCGGGTTTTCCGCAGCAACCTGCAACAGGATGTCCTTCACCTTTTCTGTATCACTACCGTAAGCGACTCCAACCGGAACCCGGACACGACCGCGCATGTCGTAAAGCATCCAGTTGGTCACCTGGTTCGAAATAAGTTCGGAGTTGGGCACAATGACATCGGCACGGTCGAAGGTCTGTATCTGCGTGGAACGTATTCGGATGCGTTTGACGTAACCTTCCGTTCCCCCCACGACTACCCAGTCTCCTGTCTTGATCGGGCGCTCGAACAACAGTATCAGGCCTGATACAAAATTATTGACGATATTCTGCAGCCCGAAACCAATACCAACAGAAAGTGCGCCGGCAATAATGGCAAGGTTGGAAAAATCAACGCCGGAAATACCCAGCCCGACCAGGATTGCCAGCATGATCAACAGGTACCCGCTGATGGTGACCAGCGCTTCACGGGCGCCTCGTTCCATGCGCGCGCGACTCAACCAGCTGCTTTCGAGCTTTGCCCGCACCCAGCCTGCCAACGCGACAAGTACTGCAAAACTGACAATGGCAAGAAGAATTCGTACCGGCACGATCTTGAGCGAGCCCAGCTCGAAGCCGCTCATGAACCACTCGCTGATCTGTTTCAGTGTAGCGTCGGATGCACCCCACACACGCAAAACAGCCAGCGCAGCCATACCCCAGAGCATCAGGGCCGTGGTAATCCGGATCCATATCAGGCCAGGGAAATGTTCACCCGTCCTTACACCGAGCAGTCTCCGGATCGAGCGCGTCTGGCGACGGGTGCCTTCATCCAGTGAGTCGTAGAATTCCCGCAGCAATCGACTGAGAAAAACGGTTACGGCTATGACCAGCGACGTACCGAGCAGTATGCGTAACAGGGTGACGGACAGGTTACGGTAACCGGCCCACTCTGCCGCCAGCGCACCCAGCAGGACCAGCATCAGCAGCCAGTTAACAGCGCGTACGCCGGACAAATGCGGCAACCGCATGATCAACCACAAGGCCCAGATCAGGTTCAGCGCCAGGATCGCAGCAAACACACCCCGTGCCAGCAGGAATGCGGACTCTGGCAAACTCTGCGCAAGCAAGGTGTAAAACAGTAAAACACCCACGTAGGCCAGCAAAACGAGTACTGTCAAACGCCTGGATAGCTGCTTTGCCAGCAACGGCGGCACATTAACAAACAATACGCCGGGTTGGTGCGGTGCCAGGAACAACTGTATGACCATAACGGCAAGCAGGTAGAACGGTAATGTATACAGTGCAATATTAATGAACGGTACCGGCGAGACATCCCCTGTCATAGTGTACAGACTAATGGCCAGCACACTGCTGGTTGCCAGCCAGGGCAGATGGTGTGACACGGTACTGACCAGCGCACAGGAAAAGTGTCCGGCCAGGTCATCGGCCCACGCACCTGACCTGGCGCGTTGCAACAACCGCAAGCGCAGCCACAGACCGGCAATGAAGCTGATAACGGCAAGCATCGCCAGCAGCGCCCAGTCTTCTGGTTCAAGGCGCGAAATACCACTATGACGACGTATAAAATCCTTGCTCGCAGAAAGCCAAAGCGCCGGCTCCTGCCAGTTATCCATCAGCAGTACGCCAATGTTTGTACCCTTCGCTGACAGTTGACGTGCGAGTAACGCCTTTGTTTCCTGGCTGATGCTTTTTTGCAGTTCTTCGCTACGAAGCACCAGCAGGCGACAACCTGCCAGGTCGCGTTCGATATCCTTTATCTCGCGTTTTACCTGGTTGCGTTTACGTGTGACATCAGCGGGTTCACCACTAACATATTCACCCAGGCTGACCAGGTCCTCTTCCAGCTTTTGCTGTTTCTTTTCACCCTTTTCTACACAGTCCAGAGCCATTGGTCGACCTGCAGCAATTTTTCGCGCCCACTTCTCGAGCGTCTCCTGCCTGATCTGTGGTTTTGCAAGATCCGACTCAATTGTTTTCAGCATCTTCCCGAATGCGTCCAGGTCAGTATCTTGTGCAATCGCCGGTGAAAAAGCGGCGCATAACAGCAGCAGTGAAACTACCCGTAACATGCCAGCCAGAAATTGCGATTGGTAATTCATGTGTTTCGTCCGTTATGCGAAATCAGATCATCCTGCTTCAGTTGATCGAGAAACTGCCGGATCTCCTCCAGCATCTCAGTGTACCCGGGATTCCATGTAAGGCGACGAATCACCTTGCAGTCTTCCGACTCATCAAACATTTCACCGATACAGTCTTCTTCACCGGCCTTGCAACGCCGGTATTTTTCCGGGTCCAGCCGATAGTAGTGCGTACAGAATCGCAGTGTACCCTCCTCCCCGTAGTGCGGGTTTTCCGGCGACTGGAGCAACGCCGTGTGTGAATAACTGCGAATCCGCTGCTCGGGGTGCCGTGCATTGATGACCCGCACGCCATCCGGCACGCCAGGTTGGCCGGTACTGTAGTAGAGCATACGCTTGTGCGCACTTTGTTGACGCGCAAACCAGTCGATAACTGCCGGGCTGTCTATGGTGGCATCATTTTCACTTGCAGCAACAAACAGGGGAGTTTTCAGCCCGGTAATTGCGGCCAGACGTCTTTGTGCCTCGGTCAGCCGATACACTTCGCAAATGGCACGGTTTGTCAGTGACTCGTATTTGAAACTGTCCGTATCCGGCTGCACATCGAACCAGGCGGCCCGCTGCCACCAGCGCCCGGCCACCGCGAGCGGGCAGGCCGCACGCACCAGCGACGTTATCCGGATGGCCGGTGAAAACAGAAAAAGTGCACTGAAACGAGGTGTATGCAGTGCCTGGTAGAGGCTTAGTACAGCTCCAAGCGAAAACCCCAGCAGGTAAAGCTCGTCACTTTCTTCCGCAAGCATATCGATTAACCGGCGCTGCGCCCTGGCCCAGTCCTGCCAGCGCACATCGAGCAGATCTCCGGGCCGTGTACCGTGACCGGGCAGTTGCATGGACAACACGCGAAACCCCTGTGATTGAAACCAGGCGCCGATATCACGCATTAAAAAGGGGGAATCGGTAAGGCCGTGTGTCATCAGGATTGTACGACTTGCCCCCTGACTGTTTGCCGGCGATAACTGAAATGGACTGTTACCGTCGATGATGTGCTCACGGCGTTCCGTTTTCAGGTCGGTGCGAGAAAAAACGACACGCTCTCGGCATATCCGAAAGTAGTCGTCGAGGGTTTCGACACCCTGCATCCATTCGTATCCCGGCGTTTTCACACGATGGCGTTCTGACAATTCAGATGTTGAACCAAACAGACCGGCAATACTGCGTAAATACGTCACGTCAGGCGTCTCTCAGCTCTCTCCGTCGAGTAGACGCCGTACAGGTGCGTAGGAACGTCTGTGCATGGGCGTCACACCGAGGGTGCGCAGTGCCTCAAGGTGTGCCTTGCTGGGGTAACCCTTGTGACGGGAAAGGCCGTAGCCGGGGTATTGAGCATCCAGCGCGATCATTTCCCGGTCACGGCTGACCTTGGCAATAATGGATGCGGCACTGATCGCCGGCACCCTGTCATCACCTTTAACAATAGCTTCACAAGGGTGTCGCAACTCGGGGCAGCGGTTGCCGTCGACCAGTACCTGCTCAGGTTCGATCGACAGGCCATCCACGGCACGACGCATGGCCAGCAGGCTGGCCTGCAGAATATTGATACGATCGATCTCTTCGACTTCGGCACGACCCAGTGACCAGGCCAGTGCGCATTCGCAAATTTCATCGAATAGCACATCACGCCGCTTCTCGGTGAGTTTCTTGGAATCCCGCAGGCCCGACACGGGGCGTTGTGGGTCAAGAATCACTGCAGCCGCCACCACCGGGCCGGCCAGCGGGCCACGTCCGACTTCATCCACACCGGCATGACAGATGCCGGGATCCACGAAATACACTTCGGTTTGCTCAGCCACTTGCTATCTCCACAATATACTGTGCGGCGCGCGCTGCGGCACCACGTTTCAGATCGCGGTGAACCGCGGAAAAAGGTGCAACCTGGGCCGCTGCACGCTCAGGATCCTGCAGCAATGCGAGCAGACCCTCGGCCAGGCGTGATGGCGTGACATCCTGTTGCAGGTACTCCGGTACCTGCATACGCCCCAGCAAATGATTCGGTAACGAAACATAGGGGGTTTCCAGCAGTCGCTTCGCCAGCGGTGCACTCAATGGATGTAAACGGTACGCCACCAGCATCGGCCGGCCAACCAGCAGACACTCCAGAGCGGCGGTTCCGGATGCCAATAGTATGGCATCTGCCGACTGTATGACCTCACGCGCCTGACCCTCAAACAGCGTAACGGACAAGTCTGCACAGCCTGCCGTGGCGGCCATCACTTGCTGGCACTGGCGGTAAATATTTTTGTTGGCGGCGGGAATCAGGAACTCAATATCACCGGCCAACTGACGGCAACGCTGCGCTGCTTCAAGGAATACGGGCAACAATCTTGCTACTTCACTGCGCCGACTTCCCGGTAGCAGTCCAACGTAGCGCTTCCCGCCTTGCAGACCAAGCTTCGCCTGTGCATGCACCGGGTCACTGCGTTCGGGTATATCGTCAGCCAGCGGATGCCCGGTACAAAACGATGCAATGTCGTGCTGTCGGTAGAACTGTTCTTCAAACGGGAACAGCGTCAGCATAAGGTCAACACTACGCCCGATCTTCCTGACACGGTATTGCCGCCAGGCCCAGACTGAAGGGCTGACCCAGTGGACGACAGGAATGCCTGCACGCTTCAGACCGGCTTCAAGACCCAGGTTAAAATCCGGCGCATCAATACCGACAAATACGTCTGGCGGACTGGCCATAAAATGCCGGCGCAAGCGGCGACGCAAGCTAACAAGCGATGGTAAACGGCCCAGGACTTCAGCAAGCCCCATGACCGACAAGGCATCGATATCTGCGAGCGCAGTACAGCCTGCCTCACGCATTTCTGGACCTGCTACACCTTCGAAAACAGTTTTCGGGTAACGTTCGCGAATTGCATGTATCAGTGATGCGCCGAGCTGATCACCCGACACCTCACCGGCTACCAGCCCGATACGCAGTTGCCGCGTCATCACTGCTGCTAACGTACAATACTTCGCTGACGGCCGGTCACAAATACCCGTAGCCGGGCGACGTCGCCGTACGCATCATCGAGTGATGCCAGTTGTTCGATGGCCTGGTCCAGCGGCAGATCCTCACGGTATAGCGCACGGTAAGCTTCCTTGAGCGTCCGTATACGGGCCTCGTCGAAACCGTTTCGCTTTAGCCCCTCGCTATTCAGTCCACGTGGCCTTGCCTTGCCTTCACTCACTGTAATGAACGGAGGCACATCCTTGTTGATGCGCGCACCGTAGGCTGAAAACGCATACTCACCAATGTGGCAATACTGGTGCACCAGTGTGGCACCACCCAGTGTCACATAGTCACCGACATGCACGTGCCCGGCCAGTGTTGCGTTGTTTGCAAGCACGGTATGATCACCGATGCGACAATCGTGGGCAATGTGCACGTAGGCCATGATCCAGTTGTCATTGCCTACCTGCGTCACGCCACTGTCCTGCACAGTGCCACGATTGATAGTGACATATTCGCGTATTGTATTGCTGTCACCTATTTCCAGGCGGGTACGCTCACCGTCGTACTTCTTGTCCTGCGGCATATCACCGAGTGAAGCAAATGAGAAGATACGATTGTTGCGACCAACAAGCGTTTCGCCGACGATAACAACGTGCGGACCAATCCAGTTGCCCGATTCGATTTCCACGCCGGCACCGATCACACTGTATGGGCCAACAATAACATCGGATGCTATACGCGCCTGCGGGTCAATAACCGCAGTGGGATGCACCAGTGAGACTTTATCGTTATCCGGCAAGAGTAGTCGTCTTCAAGTGGTGTCGGCTATTCGTCGATTTTGCGTTCGGTACACATAATGACAGCCGTTGCGGCAATCTTGCCATCAACAGTCGCTTCAGTATTAAACACCCAGATACCCCGCTTGACCTTGATCACCTCGACCGACAGTCGCAGTTGGTCGCCCGGCTCAACCGGTCGTTTGAAGCGCGCCTTGTCGATGCCGACAAAATAATAGAGTGAATCTCGCGCAGCATCCCTTCCCTCGGTACGAAACGCCAGCAAGCCTGTTGCCTGCGCCAATGCCTCGAGAATCAGCACGCCCGGCATGACCGGCTTCTCGGGGAAATGACCCTGGAAGAAAGGTTCATTAACCGTCACATTCTTGATCGCAACCAGAGACTTGCCCGATTCAAATTCCAGCACGCGATCTACCAGTAAAAACGGGTAGCGATGCGGAAGTGTATTTTTAATCTCGTTGATATCCATAATCAATTATTAAACCTGATTCTAGTTTAATTCGTTAACGCCTTATTATTTAATCTTTTTTTCAAGACCAGAAAGGCGTTTCGATAAATTTTCCAGTTGTTTCATTCGCACTGCATTGCGCCGCCATTCTGCATTTTGCATAAGCGGTGTACCCGCCGACCAGGTCGTGCCCTCACGGGTTATGGAGCGTGTCACCATTGACATACCGGTAACCGTCACGTGGTCGGCAATTTCCAGATGCCCTACAATGCCTACACCACCTGCAAGACGGCAATGCCTGCCAATCCGCGCACTACCTGAAATACCGACACAACCGGCAATGGCAGTATGCGCACCAATGAAGACATTGTGCGCCACTTGCACCTGATTATCGATGCGCACGCCTTCCTCGATTACCGTGTCCTCGAGCGCACCACGATCAATGGTAGTATTGGCACCAATATCAACATCATTGCCAATCTGCACACTCCCCAGCTGCGGCACCTTCAGCCAGCCGTTATCAATCGCCGCTATACCAAAACCTTCACTGCCTATCACTGCGCCGGGCTGAATAGTGACCCGGCAGCCAATACGGGCTTTCGCCAGCACAGTGACATTCGCCACCAGGTAGCTGTCATCGCCGATCGATACACCCTCGTCAATCACGCAACCCGGGCCAAGCTGTACCCGCTTGCCAATACGCGCATCTGCCGCAATTACCACGTTCGGTCCAATACTGGCACCAGGATCAACTTCTGCACCAGCCTGGATGATTGCACTTTCGTGTACACCCGCAATAACAGGTTTCGGTGGATACAGTAACTGCACAGCACGCGCGTAGTCCGCATACGGATTCGTCGAGACCAGAACCGCTACCGGACTGTCGCCTGCATCGTTCTCCGACAGGATAACAGCTGATAACTTCGTCTCCGCCAGATATTTCCGGTAGCTCGAGTTGGCCAGAAAACCCAGCTCACCTTCAGATCCATGCTGCAAGGTGGATACCGCAGAGATCAGTGTGTCGCCATCTCCAAGCAAGTCCACACCAAGCTGCTCTGCCAGTTCCAGCAGGGTAATCGACATATATTCGAATGCTTACCGGTTACTTGCCGCCACCCGACTTGAAGTTGCTCGTGAGTCGCTCAAGCACCATGTCGGTGATATCAGCACTCTTGTCGGCATAGACAACACCCTGACCAAGAATGATGTCGAAACCCTTTTCCTTGGCCAGTGCGCGTGTTGCTTCCAGCATCTGACGCTGTAATTGTGAAGTGACCTCATTCTTTCGTATATTCAGGTCATCACGGAACTCTTCCCGTGAACGCTTCAGGTCGCGCCCTTTCGACAGTATCTGGCGCTCCAGTTTATTGCTCTGGGATTCGCTCATCACTGCTCCATCTTTCGCCAGCTTGTCTTCAAGCTTGCGAATTTCTTTCTGCAGAGCGACAAGCTCCTGTTCACGCGGGGCAAACTCCGATTCTATCTTGGTCTGCGCAGCCTTGGCCTGCGGTGCCTCTTCCATCATGCGCAGGAAATTCACCACGCCCACGGTTGTTTCTGCATACGCAGGTGATGAAAGCGCGCCCAGCATCAAAAGCCCGGCCAGTATTACCTTGAACTTGTTCACATCATTCTCCTCGAAATATACTTTAAATAAAATCAGCAGAACCCTGCGTCAGAAGCCTGCGCCAAGATTGAACTGGAAGAACTGGGTATCGTCCCCGCTCTGGTCATTAAATGCCTGGGCAATACTGACAGACAACGGGCCCACTGGCGACAACCAGACTGCAGAAAGACCCGCCGACATACGCAGCTCCTCTGCACTGAAGTCCTGCGTTGAAGAAAACACATTACCAACATCATAAAACAGGCTTAGTCTTACACTTTTACTGTCGGCCATAAAGGGCGGTGGAAATACGACCTCCAGGTTACCCACTGTGCGGAAACTGCCACCGAGCGGATCATTGCTGGAGTCAAGCGGACCCAGCGAATTATCCCGGTAGCCACGCACGGAACGCGTTCCGCCTGCAAAGAAGTTCTGGAAGAAAGGAAGATTGTCGAAATCACCAAAACCATCACCCCAGCCTATCTGTAATTTCGTCGACAATATAAACAGGCGCGTCAAAGGCACGTATTGCTGCGCACGCAGGTTGAGCTTGTAGTATTCCAGCTCGGAGCCAGGCACTTTGGTCTCTACACTTATACGTTGCACACCACCACTGCTCGGGAATACCCGGCGGTTTCGCGTATCGTGCGAGAAACTGCCAACCAGTGTCAGACTTTTGAACTCGTCGCCAAAGTTATCGATAAAGTCCGTGATTTGTGCAGACGAGAAGTCTGACGCCCTGAGTTTGAGACTATCGGCTTTCAAATCGAAATTGAAGGTGTCGTACTCATTGACCGGGAAACCGTAGGTCACATTGGCGCCATAGGTATCGGTCGAATAATTGGCAATATTTGCCTGGCTCGCATCCGTCTCGCGGTAGAAAGCACCAAACCCACGGCTGACACCATCCACTGTGTAATACGGGTTCTGGTAGGAAAAGCTGAAGATCCGGTTAACCGAGCTGTTGTTGACCGATGCCGATACGCGCCGGCCGGTACCCATGAAATTATCCTGGGAAATACTGCCATTCAACAACACACCCGATGTCTGGGAGAAACCGATACCCACCGAAATACTGCCTGAAGGCTGTTCTGCGATGGAGTAATTCACGTCAACTTCATCGGTGGCGCCAGGCACAGCCGGAGTCTCCACATTAACGGTAGAAAAATAGCCCAGGCGCTGCAAACGGGTGCGCGAACGTTCGACTTTCTTTGAAGAAAACCAGCCGCCCTCCATCTGGCGCATTTCCTGGCGCATGACCTGGTCACGGGTTTTGGTATTACCGGCAAAATTGATTCTGCGGACATACACCCGCTTGCCCGGGTCCACGAAGAATGTCAGGGATACCTGTCGTGTTTCTTCATCGATCTCGGGGATAGTATTGACGTTGGCGAAAGCATAGCCCTTGTTGCCCAGGTGGTCGGTAAGCCGGGTAACCGTATTGGTCACCTTCTTGCGCGAAAAGGTATCGCCGGCATTGATCCGGAATTCGGGGAACAGTTCTTCTGCCGGCACCACCAGGTCACCTGACAGCTTGATATCACTGACATGATATTGCTCGCCTTCGGTGATATTGATTGTGATGTAGATATCTTTCTTGTCCGGCGTGATCGACACCTGCGTGGAATCTACGTTGAACTTGATATAGCCACGATCCTGGTAGAAGGAACGCAAGGTCTCAAGATCCGCTGCCAGCTTCTGCCTGGAATACTGGTCAGACTTGGTATAGAAGGTCAGCCAGCCCGGTGTTCGCTGTTCAAACTGGTCAAGCAATGTCTCATCGTCAAAGACGCTGTTACCGACAATATTGATCTGCTTGATACGCGCGACGACACCCTCGGACACATCGATAAGAATACCGACCCTGTTTCGCTCCAGGGGAGTTACCGTGGTCTTGATCTTTACGCCATACTTGCCACGACTGAAATACTGACGCTCCAGTTCCTGCTCTACCTGTTCAAGCAAGGACCGGTTAAATACCCGCCCCTCGGCAAGACCGATGTCTTCGAGTGAATCCAGCAACGGCTCGGTTTCAATGTCATCGTTACCCTGGATCTTGATACTGGCGACGGCAGGACGCTCCTGCACCTGCACTACAAGAATACCCCCGTCACGCTCCAGGCTAATGTCACGAAAATAGCCGGACTTGAACAGTGCGCGGATGGCACGCTCTGACTCAAATGTATTGAAGCGGTCACCGACCTTCACCGGCAAATAGTTGAAGACCGTCCCCGGCGCGATACGCTGCAGCCCTTCAACACGAATATCCTCGACGTTAAAAGGTTCGAAAGCATGCGCCGACGACGCCAGCATCATGCCGAGTACCAGTGGTTTCAAACTCAATCGCATAAAAATTTCCGCAAACCGTCAGGCCCCGAATAACCGGGACAAATCATTATAAAAAGCAAGACTCATCAGCAGCAGCAACAACACAATACCGAGTTGCTGACCGACCTGCTGCGCAGATTCGGACAGAGGTTTTCCCTGTATCCACTCGATGATGTTATACAGCAGATGCCCACCGTCGAGAATCGGTACCGGAAGCAGGTTGAGTAT of Thiogranum longum contains these proteins:
- a CDS encoding mechanosensitive ion channel family protein, producing the protein MNYQSQFLAGMLRVVSLLLLCAAFSPAIAQDTDLDAFGKMLKTIESDLAKPQIRQETLEKWARKIAAGRPMALDCVEKGEKKQQKLEEDLVSLGEYVSGEPADVTRKRNQVKREIKDIERDLAGCRLLVLRSEELQKSISQETKALLARQLSAKGTNIGVLLMDNWQEPALWLSASKDFIRRHSGISRLEPEDWALLAMLAVISFIAGLWLRLRLLQRARSGAWADDLAGHFSCALVSTVSHHLPWLATSSVLAISLYTMTGDVSPVPFINIALYTLPFYLLAVMVIQLFLAPHQPGVLFVNVPPLLAKQLSRRLTVLVLLAYVGVLLFYTLLAQSLPESAFLLARGVFAAILALNLIWALWLIMRLPHLSGVRAVNWLLMLVLLGALAAEWAGYRNLSVTLLRILLGTSLVIAVTVFLSRLLREFYDSLDEGTRRQTRSIRRLLGVRTGEHFPGLIWIRITTALMLWGMAALAVLRVWGASDATLKQISEWFMSGFELGSLKIVPVRILLAIVSFAVLVALAGWVRAKLESSWLSRARMERGAREALVTISGYLLIMLAILVGLGISGVDFSNLAIIAGALSVGIGFGLQNIVNNFVSGLILLFERPIKTGDWVVVGGTEGYVKRIRIRSTQIQTFDRADVIVPNSELISNQVTNWMLYDMRGRVRVPVGVAYGSDTEKVKDILLQVAAENPKVINDGTTGKPRVLFREFGDSALAFELRCYIHNIDERVRVISDLNFAIDKAFREAGIEIPFPQRDLHMRSWDADKGPPADAG
- a CDS encoding alpha/beta hydrolase, yielding MTYLRSIAGLFGSTSELSERHRVKTPGYEWMQGVETLDDYFRICRERVVFSRTDLKTERREHIIDGNSPFQLSPANSQGASRTILMTHGLTDSPFLMRDIGAWFQSQGFRVLSMQLPGHGTRPGDLLDVRWQDWARAQRRLIDMLAEESDELYLLGFSLGAVLSLYQALHTPRFSALFLFSPAIRITSLVRAACPLAVAGRWWQRAAWFDVQPDTDSFKYESLTNRAICEVYRLTEAQRRLAAITGLKTPLFVAASENDATIDSPAVIDWFARQQSAHKRMLYYSTGQPGVPDGVRVINARHPEQRIRSYSHTALLQSPENPHYGEEGTLRFCTHYYRLDPEKYRRCKAGEEDCIGEMFDESEDCKVIRRLTWNPGYTEMLEEIRQFLDQLKQDDLISHNGRNT
- the rnhB gene encoding ribonuclease HII, coding for MAEQTEVYFVDPGICHAGVDEVGRGPLAGPVVAAAVILDPQRPVSGLRDSKKLTEKRRDVLFDEICECALAWSLGRAEVEEIDRINILQASLLAMRRAVDGLSIEPEQVLVDGNRCPELRHPCEAIVKGDDRVPAISAASIIAKVSRDREMIALDAQYPGYGLSRHKGYPSKAHLEALRTLGVTPMHRRSYAPVRRLLDGES
- the lpxB gene encoding lipid-A-disaccharide synthase, giving the protein MTRQLRIGLVAGEVSGDQLGASLIHAIRERYPKTVFEGVAGPEMREAGCTALADIDALSVMGLAEVLGRLPSLVSLRRRLRRHFMASPPDVFVGIDAPDFNLGLEAGLKRAGIPVVHWVSPSVWAWRQYRVRKIGRSVDLMLTLFPFEEQFYRQHDIASFCTGHPLADDIPERSDPVHAQAKLGLQGGKRYVGLLPGSRRSEVARLLPVFLEAAQRCRQLAGDIEFLIPAANKNIYRQCQQVMAATAGCADLSVTLFEGQAREVIQSADAILLASGTAALECLLVGRPMLVAYRLHPLSAPLAKRLLETPYVSLPNHLLGRMQVPEYLQQDVTPSRLAEGLLALLQDPERAAAQVAPFSAVHRDLKRGAAARAAQYIVEIASG
- the lpxA gene encoding acyl-ACP--UDP-N-acetylglucosamine O-acyltransferase, translating into MPDNDKVSLVHPTAVIDPQARIASDVIVGPYSVIGAGVEIESGNWIGPHVVIVGETLVGRNNRIFSFASLGDMPQDKKYDGERTRLEIGDSNTIREYVTINRGTVQDSGVTQVGNDNWIMAYVHIAHDCRIGDHTVLANNATLAGHVHVGDYVTLGGATLVHQYCHIGEYAFSAYGARINKDVPPFITVSEGKARPRGLNSEGLKRNGFDEARIRTLKEAYRALYREDLPLDQAIEQLASLDDAYGDVARLRVFVTGRQRSIVR
- the fabZ gene encoding 3-hydroxyacyl-ACP dehydratase FabZ, with the protein product MDINEIKNTLPHRYPFLLVDRVLEFESGKSLVAIKNVTVNEPFFQGHFPEKPVMPGVLILEALAQATGLLAFRTEGRDAARDSLYYFVGIDKARFKRPVEPGDQLRLSVEVIKVKRGIWVFNTEATVDGKIAATAVIMCTERKIDE
- the lpxD gene encoding UDP-3-O-(3-hydroxymyristoyl)glucosamine N-acyltransferase, whose translation is MSITLLELAEQLGVDLLGDGDTLISAVSTLQHGSEGELGFLANSSYRKYLAETKLSAVILSENDAGDSPVAVLVSTNPYADYARAVQLLYPPKPVIAGVHESAIIQAGAEVDPGASIGPNVVIAADARIGKRVQLGPGCVIDEGVSIGDDSYLVANVTVLAKARIGCRVTIQPGAVIGSEGFGIAAIDNGWLKVPQLGSVQIGNDVDIGANTTIDRGALEDTVIEEGVRIDNQVQVAHNVFIGAHTAIAGCVGISGSARIGRHCRLAGGVGIVGHLEIADHVTVTGMSMVTRSITREGTTWSAGTPLMQNAEWRRNAVRMKQLENLSKRLSGLEKKIK
- a CDS encoding OmpH family outer membrane protein, whose protein sequence is MNKFKVILAGLLMLGALSSPAYAETTVGVVNFLRMMEEAPQAKAAQTKIESEFAPREQELVALQKEIRKLEDKLAKDGAVMSESQSNKLERQILSKGRDLKRSREEFRDDLNIRKNEVTSQLQRQMLEATRALAKEKGFDIILGQGVVYADKSADITDMVLERLTSNFKSGGGK
- the bamA gene encoding outer membrane protein assembly factor BamA, whose protein sequence is MRLSLKPLVLGMMLASSAHAFEPFNVEDIRVEGLQRIAPGTVFNYLPVKVGDRFNTFESERAIRALFKSGYFRDISLERDGGILVVQVQERPAVASIKIQGNDDIETEPLLDSLEDIGLAEGRVFNRSLLEQVEQELERQYFSRGKYGVKIKTTVTPLERNRVGILIDVSEGVVARIKQINIVGNSVFDDETLLDQFEQRTPGWLTFYTKSDQYSRQKLAADLETLRSFYQDRGYIKFNVDSTQVSITPDKKDIYITINITEGEQYHVSDIKLSGDLVVPAEELFPEFRINAGDTFSRKKVTNTVTRLTDHLGNKGYAFANVNTIPEIDEETRQVSLTFFVDPGKRVYVRRINFAGNTKTRDQVMRQEMRQMEGGWFSSKKVERSRTRLQRLGYFSTVNVETPAVPGATDEVDVNYSIAEQPSGSISVGIGFSQTSGVLLNGSISQDNFMGTGRRVSASVNNSSVNRIFSFSYQNPYYTVDGVSRGFGAFYRETDASQANIANYSTDTYGANVTYGFPVNEYDTFNFDLKADSLKLRASDFSSAQITDFIDNFGDEFKSLTLVGSFSHDTRNRRVFPSSGGVQRISVETKVPGSELEYYKLNLRAQQYVPLTRLFILSTKLQIGWGDGFGDFDNLPFFQNFFAGGTRSVRGYRDNSLGPLDSSNDPLGGSFRTVGNLEVVFPPPFMADSKSVRLSLFYDVGNVFSSTQDFSAEELRMSAGLSAVWLSPVGPLSVSIAQAFNDQSGDDTQFFQFNLGAGF